A DNA window from Halanaerobium saccharolyticum subsp. saccharolyticum DSM 6643 contains the following coding sequences:
- a CDS encoding GNAT family N-acetyltransferase → MDFKQTEIKDIPQIMEIIKAAQNYLKSKGIDQWQNNYPNSETLKEDIKNNNSYIITDGDKIIAVAAIIFGDDPTYDYIEGGKWLSSGNYGVIHRAAVIKEYKGRGIASEIFSQTFEFAKKRGITSIRIDTHPDNEAMKRAIKKEKFNYCGIIYTESGGKRLAYEKIL, encoded by the coding sequence GTGGATTTTAAGCAGACTGAAATAAAAGATATTCCTCAGATAATGGAGATTATAAAAGCTGCTCAAAATTATTTAAAGAGTAAAGGCATTGATCAGTGGCAGAATAATTATCCAAACTCTGAAACACTAAAAGAAGATATAAAAAATAATAATTCCTATATTATTACAGATGGAGATAAAATTATTGCAGTCGCAGCAATAATTTTTGGTGATGATCCTACTTACGATTATATAGAAGGTGGCAAATGGTTGAGTTCAGGCAATTATGGAGTTATTCATCGAGCAGCAGTTATAAAAGAATATAAGGGGCGAGGTATTGCCTCAGAAATATTTTCACAAACTTTTGAGTTTGCAAAAAAGAGAGGGATTACAAGTATTCGAATTGATACACATCCAGATAATGAAGCGATGAAGCGGGCAATAAAAAAAGAAAAATTTAATTATTGTGGTATTATTTATACAGAATCTGGTGGTAAAAGATTAGCTTATGAAAAAATATTATAA
- a CDS encoding fructose-bisphosphatase class III encodes MKDLKYLKLLSEQFPNIPEVSTEIINLKAILNLPKSTEHFLTDLHGEAEAFKYMLKTASGVIEYKIDQIFGDELKDTEKRELATLIFYPKSKMKELDERGGIPPEWYKEALDYMVRISQEVSSIYTRSKVRKALPEKFAYIIEELLHIKVCDPNKKDYKNQILTTIIEVGQAKDFIIALSELIQSFAVDKLHIIGDIYDRGPSPDIIMDVLKSHHNVDIQWGNHDILWMGAALGQKSLVATALRIALRYGNLEFLEERYGVNMRPLARFAMNYYPDPDPELFNPHLIDRELDENEIKIMSQMQKAIAIIQFKLEGQLIKKHPEFKMNEALYLEKIDYDNYILKLNGKEYELTDQDLPTIVAEDPYCLSGWEEEVINQLSYSFRNNDKLQEDIRYLFNNGSMYKEYNGNLLYHGCIPMTEEGEFSTIKVDGETYSGKKLMDFFDDIVRRSYSSQKEDADFKDWLWYLWRGEYSPLFGKDRMTTFLRYFTDEDEPALYQENKNPYYQARENEDICKKILSEFELDTEHGHIINGHTPVAQKKGESPIKGNGRLLVIDGGISAAYHEKTGIAGYTLTYSNTKMRLISHEPFISKKEALHKDSRDTISAVEVLKFDKPQKIADTDIGEKLSEDVKYLMQLLEAYQDGIIKEKYN; translated from the coding sequence ATGAAAGATTTAAAGTACCTAAAACTTTTATCAGAACAGTTTCCAAACATTCCTGAAGTTAGTACTGAAATTATTAACTTGAAGGCTATTTTAAACCTACCAAAAAGCACTGAACACTTTTTAACTGACTTACATGGAGAAGCTGAGGCTTTTAAATATATGTTAAAAACAGCTTCTGGTGTTATTGAATATAAGATAGATCAAATTTTTGGCGATGAATTAAAAGATACTGAAAAAAGAGAGCTGGCAACTTTAATTTTTTATCCTAAATCAAAGATGAAAGAACTAGATGAAAGAGGTGGGATACCACCGGAATGGTATAAAGAAGCCTTAGATTATATGGTGCGTATTTCTCAAGAAGTTTCTTCGATCTATACCAGATCAAAGGTTAGAAAAGCTTTACCAGAAAAATTTGCTTATATTATCGAGGAGCTGCTGCATATTAAAGTATGTGATCCCAATAAAAAAGATTATAAAAATCAAATTTTGACAACTATAATTGAGGTTGGACAGGCTAAAGATTTTATTATAGCATTATCAGAGTTAATTCAGAGTTTTGCAGTTGATAAACTCCATATTATCGGTGATATTTATGATCGAGGACCTTCTCCAGATATTATTATGGATGTTTTAAAATCACATCATAATGTTGATATTCAGTGGGGAAATCATGATATTTTATGGATGGGAGCTGCTCTGGGACAAAAATCTTTAGTTGCTACAGCTTTAAGGATTGCTCTACGTTATGGCAATTTAGAATTTTTAGAAGAAAGATATGGAGTTAATATGAGGCCTCTGGCAAGATTTGCGATGAACTATTATCCTGATCCAGATCCAGAATTATTCAATCCTCATCTGATTGATAGAGAATTAGATGAAAATGAAATTAAAATAATGTCTCAAATGCAGAAAGCTATTGCAATAATTCAATTTAAACTGGAAGGACAGCTAATTAAAAAACATCCTGAATTTAAAATGAATGAAGCCCTATATTTAGAAAAAATTGATTATGATAACTATATTTTAAAGTTAAACGGAAAAGAATATGAATTAACTGATCAAGACCTACCAACAATTGTTGCCGAGGATCCTTATTGCTTAAGTGGCTGGGAAGAAGAAGTTATAAATCAGTTAAGTTATTCTTTTAGAAATAATGATAAACTACAGGAAGACATTAGATATTTATTTAATAATGGCAGTATGTATAAAGAATACAATGGTAATCTTTTATATCACGGCTGTATTCCAATGACAGAAGAGGGAGAGTTTTCTACAATTAAGGTTGATGGTGAAACCTATAGTGGCAAAAAATTAATGGACTTTTTTGATGATATTGTGCGGCGCAGCTATTCAAGTCAAAAAGAAGATGCTGACTTTAAAGATTGGCTTTGGTATCTCTGGCGCGGAGAGTATTCACCTTTATTTGGTAAGGATCGGATGACAACGTTTTTAAGATACTTTACAGATGAAGATGAGCCAGCACTTTATCAGGAAAATAAAAATCCATATTATCAGGCTCGCGAAAACGAAGATATTTGCAAAAAAATACTTTCAGAATTTGAACTAGATACTGAACACGGTCATATTATTAACGGCCATACACCTGTAGCTCAGAAAAAAGGCGAAAGTCCTATTAAAGGTAATGGAAGACTGCTTGTTATTGATGGAGGTATATCTGCTGCTTATCACGAAAAAACCGGGATAGCAGGTTACACTTTAACCTACAGTAATACCAAAATGCGTTTAATTTCGCATGAGCCATTTATCAGTAAAAAAGAAGCTCTGCATAAAGACAGCAGAGATACTATTTCTGCAGTAGAAGTATTAAAGTTTGATAAGCCGCAAAAGATAGCTGATACAGATATTGGAGAAAAATTAAGTGAAGATGTTAAATATTTAATGCAGCTGCTGGAAGCCTATCAAGATGGTATTATTAAAGAAAAATATAATTAG
- a CDS encoding BglG family transcription antiterminator, producing the protein MKISSRTKKIIKILIENDDYIVTDQIAEQLEVSTRTILRELKKVEKWLQKNNVLLDKKKGTGIRLNCSSKEKRRINEILEFQSVDKHYSPDERKMIILAELLKDQRPNKLYAFTRICNVSEATISNDLDEIENWVEDYQLKLIRKPGLGVYLKGRERDIRKASINLLYQNFNLEEILLLLQDKYSEKEQSLRKTLSKNRLLNLIGLDTINLLDDYIKELEKNMNYRLADDSYAALMVHLAIALKRIKDGDQIIIDQKLLENIRSNDEFLIARNLVNSIAAAFNVEIPEAEVAYVTMHLMGSKGRGGIYNDEISMTEDYHLVYITRKMIEEAEIELGIYLEDDEELLIGLVRHLEPTINRIKLNLDIRNPLLEEIKEKYSKLFEVSKKCAAILAKEEGIEVPESEAAYIAMHLGSAVERKSKPQQKFRAAVACTSGIGASRLLASRLNKEFKNIEVTFLISTLDFNNQEIEELNLDLIISTVAIPESKIPVIVVNPLLNEKQQQEINDFLLNHPAKKRNRSEKITLKEKLEMINNYNQGILEVLNNFQLKNDYHYVDNNKLIKDAGQMLAASELRRKEIEKDLSLREEKGSTILKHNQIMLLHCQSRAVKELYFSVIRPKNSFQVSAENGEMTKIKIVILMAAPLKGSTQGREVLSEISHLLIENRNFIDAVNRGSREDIYYDLAEHFDYFLQQKSTVK; encoded by the coding sequence ATGAAAATTAGTTCTAGAACTAAAAAGATTATCAAAATTCTAATTGAAAATGATGATTATATTGTGACTGATCAAATTGCAGAACAACTGGAAGTAAGTACCAGAACAATATTAAGAGAACTGAAAAAAGTAGAAAAATGGCTGCAAAAAAATAATGTTTTACTGGATAAAAAGAAGGGTACAGGTATTAGATTAAACTGCAGTTCAAAAGAAAAAAGAAGAATTAATGAGATTCTAGAATTTCAAAGTGTGGATAAACATTATTCACCAGATGAAAGAAAAATGATTATTTTAGCAGAACTTCTTAAAGATCAAAGGCCAAATAAATTATATGCCTTTACCAGAATCTGCAATGTTTCGGAAGCCACAATCAGCAATGATTTAGATGAGATTGAAAATTGGGTTGAAGATTATCAGTTAAAACTGATCAGAAAACCAGGTTTGGGTGTTTATCTTAAAGGTAGAGAAAGAGATATTCGAAAGGCCAGCATCAATCTTCTCTATCAAAATTTTAATTTAGAAGAAATATTACTGCTGTTACAGGATAAATATTCTGAAAAAGAGCAGTCATTAAGAAAAACTCTTTCTAAAAATAGACTATTAAACTTAATTGGACTTGATACAATAAACCTTTTAGATGATTATATTAAGGAACTAGAAAAAAATATGAACTACAGGCTGGCTGATGACTCATATGCGGCTTTAATGGTTCATCTTGCAATTGCTTTAAAAAGAATTAAAGATGGAGATCAGATTATAATAGATCAAAAACTTTTAGAAAATATTAGATCAAATGATGAATTTTTAATAGCTAGAAATTTAGTCAACTCTATTGCGGCTGCATTTAATGTAGAAATTCCAGAAGCAGAAGTTGCTTATGTGACAATGCATTTAATGGGCAGCAAAGGTAGAGGTGGAATTTATAATGACGAAATTTCAATGACAGAAGATTATCATTTAGTCTATATTACCAGAAAAATGATTGAAGAAGCTGAAATTGAATTAGGAATCTATTTAGAAGATGATGAAGAACTTTTAATTGGATTGGTTCGTCATTTAGAGCCTACAATTAATAGAATAAAATTAAATTTAGATATTCGCAATCCACTTTTAGAAGAAATAAAAGAAAAATACAGCAAATTATTTGAAGTATCAAAAAAATGTGCTGCTATTTTGGCAAAAGAGGAAGGGATTGAAGTGCCAGAATCTGAAGCAGCATATATTGCAATGCATCTTGGATCAGCAGTTGAAAGAAAGAGTAAACCTCAGCAAAAATTTAGGGCCGCTGTTGCCTGTACCAGTGGAATTGGGGCTTCAAGGCTTCTGGCTTCAAGGCTTAACAAGGAATTTAAAAATATTGAAGTGACTTTCTTGATTTCAACTCTGGATTTCAACAATCAAGAAATAGAAGAATTAAATTTAGATTTAATAATATCTACAGTAGCAATTCCCGAAAGTAAGATTCCTGTAATTGTGGTAAATCCACTGCTAAATGAAAAACAACAGCAGGAAATCAATGATTTTCTCTTAAATCACCCGGCAAAAAAAAGAAATAGAAGTGAAAAAATAACTTTAAAAGAAAAACTAGAAATGATTAATAACTATAATCAAGGAATTTTAGAAGTTTTAAATAATTTCCAGCTTAAAAATGATTATCACTATGTAGATAATAATAAATTAATTAAAGATGCTGGTCAAATGCTGGCAGCTTCGGAGCTCAGAAGAAAGGAAATTGAAAAAGACTTAAGTTTAAGAGAAGAAAAAGGAAGTACAATATTAAAACACAATCAGATTATGCTTTTACACTGTCAGAGTAGAGCAGTAAAGGAGTTATACTTTTCGGTAATTAGACCAAAGAATAGTTTTCAAGTTTCGGCTGAAAATGGTGAAATGACAAAAATCAAAATTGTGATTCTAATGGCAGCTCCACTTAAAGGTAGTACCCAAGGAAGAGAAGTTTTGAGTGAAATTAGTCATTTGCTAATTGAAAATCGAAATTTTATTGATGCTGTAAATAGGGGTAGTAGAGAAGATATTTATTATGATCTTGCAGAGCATTTTGATTATTTTTTACAGCAAAAAAGTACTGTTAAATAG
- a CDS encoding PTS mannitol transporter subunit IICBA, protein MQKSSFQNKVQSFGRFLSGMVMPNIGAFIAWGLITAFFIPTGWIPNEGLAGLVGPMITYLLPLLIAFSGGRLVAGIRGGVIGAVATMGVIVGSDIPMFIGAMVMGPFGGWTIKKVDQIFEGKIKSGFEMLVNNFSAGIVGGLLAILAYQIIGPVVGGLNEALRLGVNAFVSRGLLPLASIFIEPAKILFLNNAINHGVLGPLGIQEAAETGKSIFFMLETNPGPGLGILLAYWIFAKGMVKQSAPGAIIIHFFGGIHEIYFPYVLMKPSLLLAVIGGGASGIFTFRLFNTGLVATPSPGSIFAYLAMTPRGNYLGVFAGILVATAVSFLIASALIKRSVARGDTMEFESAQSKVREQKGKDLHMEKGAKKVTASEVNKIVFACDAGMGSSAMGAGKLRKKIEAAGLDIEVVNKAINEIPEDAQIVITHQNLTSRAKEKAPQAEHISIQDFLQTPAYDQLVERLTREGADSKKESKNESKTLEEKETESSSSKSVSSNQEILKKENIKLGLDSVERNEAIKMAGELLVESGYVDQDYIEAMLDREQEMTTYIGQGVAIPHGVGSAKKKINKTGISILQFPDGVDFEGEKAYLVIAIAGVGNEHLKVLANLSELIEENSTAEKLRTTDDLDYFYEKFTL, encoded by the coding sequence ATGCAAAAAAGTAGTTTTCAAAATAAAGTTCAGAGTTTTGGAAGGTTTTTAAGTGGAATGGTAATGCCTAATATTGGTGCTTTTATCGCCTGGGGTTTAATTACAGCTTTCTTTATTCCAACAGGGTGGATACCAAATGAAGGTCTGGCAGGTCTTGTTGGACCAATGATCACCTATTTATTACCTCTTTTAATAGCTTTTTCTGGTGGGCGTCTGGTTGCCGGAATTAGGGGTGGAGTAATTGGTGCAGTAGCTACTATGGGTGTTATTGTTGGTTCTGACATTCCAATGTTTATTGGAGCAATGGTTATGGGGCCATTTGGTGGTTGGACTATTAAAAAAGTTGATCAAATATTTGAAGGTAAAATTAAGTCCGGTTTTGAAATGCTGGTTAATAACTTTTCAGCTGGTATAGTTGGTGGCCTACTGGCAATATTAGCCTATCAGATTATTGGCCCGGTTGTTGGAGGGTTAAATGAAGCTTTAAGATTAGGAGTAAATGCATTTGTAAGTCGCGGTTTGTTACCCTTAGCTTCAATCTTTATTGAACCTGCCAAAATTTTATTTTTAAATAATGCCATAAATCATGGTGTTTTGGGACCTTTAGGAATTCAGGAAGCAGCAGAGACAGGAAAATCAATATTTTTTATGCTGGAAACAAACCCCGGACCTGGACTTGGAATTTTACTAGCATATTGGATTTTTGCTAAAGGAATGGTCAAACAATCTGCACCTGGTGCAATTATAATTCATTTCTTTGGCGGAATTCACGAAATTTATTTCCCTTATGTTTTAATGAAACCTTCTCTTTTATTAGCAGTTATTGGTGGAGGCGCAAGTGGTATCTTTACATTTAGATTATTTAATACAGGTTTAGTCGCAACACCTTCTCCTGGTAGTATTTTTGCTTATCTGGCAATGACACCAAGAGGAAATTATTTGGGAGTATTTGCCGGTATTTTAGTTGCAACAGCAGTATCTTTTTTAATTGCTTCGGCTTTAATTAAAAGATCAGTCGCCAGAGGAGATACCATGGAATTTGAATCTGCTCAGTCTAAGGTGAGAGAACAAAAAGGTAAAGATCTGCACATGGAAAAAGGAGCAAAAAAAGTAACTGCCTCAGAAGTAAATAAAATTGTTTTTGCCTGTGATGCAGGTATGGGTTCCAGTGCTATGGGAGCAGGTAAATTGCGCAAGAAAATTGAAGCAGCGGGCTTAGATATTGAAGTTGTTAATAAAGCAATTAATGAAATACCTGAAGATGCTCAAATTGTGATTACTCATCAGAATTTAACAAGCAGAGCAAAGGAAAAAGCACCTCAGGCCGAGCATATTTCAATTCAGGATTTTCTACAGACACCAGCCTATGATCAATTAGTTGAAAGATTGACTAGAGAAGGAGCCGATTCAAAAAAGGAAAGCAAAAATGAAAGTAAAACATTAGAAGAAAAAGAAACTGAGTCCAGTTCATCTAAGTCGGTTTCCTCTAATCAAGAAATTTTAAAGAAAGAAAATATAAAACTAGGTTTAGATAGTGTTGAAAGAAATGAAGCAATTAAAATGGCAGGAGAACTGCTGGTAGAAAGTGGATATGTTGATCAAGATTATATTGAAGCAATGCTAGATCGCGAACAAGAAATGACCACCTATATCGGCCAGGGAGTAGCAATTCCTCATGGTGTAGGTAGTGCTAAAAAGAAAATTAATAAAACAGGAATTTCAATACTTCAATTTCCGGATGGAGTTGATTTTGAAGGAGAAAAGGCTTATCTTGTAATTGCAATTGCTGGTGTTGGCAATGAACATCTTAAAGTTCTGGCAAATCTTTCTGAATTAATTGAAGAAAATTCCACAGCGGAAAAGCTAAGAACTACAGATGACCTTGATTATTTTTATGAAAAATTTACACTATAA
- the pfkB gene encoding 1-phosphofructokinase — translation MMIKTVTLNPAVDKTIIVESFKINHLNRIKKVHKDAGGKGINVSKMLKNLGQQSTAAGFLGGAAGNYIQKEVEKLGIKTEFIETEDETRTNTKMVDQINNTFTDLNEAGADISEKNISELKKKIFTDLKTGDILILAGSVPAGIKNNIYSKLITTAKKRGIKTILDADGVLFREGIKAAPTLIKPNEHELALHFKEEFKDLKTMIRKAESLLDTGIEMIMLSLGKEGAIFITADDKYKIKPLKLNVKSTVGAGDAMVAGLAYGLENELKLEKMLKTAAACSSATLIKVGTEMGSREDVEKLRKEIKVMKF, via the coding sequence ATGATGATTAAAACAGTGACCTTAAATCCAGCAGTTGATAAGACAATAATAGTTGAGAGCTTTAAAATCAATCATCTCAATAGAATAAAAAAGGTGCATAAGGATGCTGGAGGTAAGGGGATTAATGTTTCTAAAATGTTAAAAAATTTAGGTCAGCAGAGTACAGCAGCAGGATTTTTAGGTGGAGCAGCAGGTAATTATATTCAAAAAGAAGTTGAAAAGCTTGGAATTAAAACTGAATTTATAGAAACTGAAGATGAAACCAGAACAAATACAAAAATGGTGGATCAAATCAATAACACTTTTACTGATTTAAATGAAGCCGGGGCTGATATTTCTGAGAAAAATATTTCAGAGTTAAAGAAAAAAATATTTACTGATTTAAAAACTGGAGACATTTTAATTTTGGCAGGTAGTGTACCAGCTGGAATTAAAAATAATATTTATTCAAAATTGATAACAACTGCTAAAAAAAGAGGTATTAAAACAATATTGGATGCTGATGGAGTTCTTTTTAGAGAAGGAATTAAAGCAGCTCCAACACTAATTAAACCAAATGAACACGAACTGGCTCTGCATTTTAAAGAGGAATTTAAAGATTTGAAGACAATGATCAGAAAAGCTGAGAGTCTTTTGGATACGGGAATAGAGATGATTATGTTGTCTTTGGGAAAAGAAGGAGCCATTTTTATTACAGCAGATGATAAATATAAAATCAAGCCATTAAAATTAAATGTTAAAAGTACAGTTGGAGCTGGTGATGCAATGGTTGCTGGTCTGGCATATGGCTTAGAAAATGAACTAAAATTAGAAAAAATGCTTAAAACTGCAGCTGCCTGCAGCAGTGCTACTCTAATTAAAGTGGGTACAGAGATGGGAAGCAGAGAAGATGTAGAAAAACTTAGAAAAGAGATAAAAGTAATGAAATTTTAA
- a CDS encoding zinc-binding dehydrogenase — translation MKTRAVRIYGENDLRLEEFELPEIKDDEILARIVSNSICMSTYKAVIQGGRHKRVPDDVAEKPTITGHEFAGEIIKVGKKWQDQFEPGEKFAVQPALNYKGSPYAPGYSYQYFGGNTEYTIIPQEVMELGYLLKYEGDGFYEASLSEPMSCIVGGYHAVYHTESNNYIHKMGIVEGGKVALLGAAGPMGLGAIDYALHADRKPAVVVVTDINQDRLDRAAALFTPEEAKKQGVELHYINTAEMEDVPAELKSLVEGEGYDDVFVYAPVRALAEQGDQILGKDGCMNFFAGPTDKELSAEFNLYNIHYSPTHIMGSTGGNDDDMRESLKLSAAGRLNPATMITHVGGLDSAADTIQNLPKIPGGKKLIYNAVDLELTALEDFAKKGEQDPKYAELAEIIADNKGLWSAKAEKYLLDNFSK, via the coding sequence ATGAAAACAAGAGCAGTAAGAATATATGGTGAAAATGATCTTAGATTAGAAGAATTTGAATTACCAGAAATTAAAGATGATGAAATTTTAGCTAGAATAGTTTCTAACAGTATCTGTATGTCAACTTATAAAGCAGTTATTCAGGGTGGCCGCCATAAAAGAGTACCAGATGATGTAGCTGAAAAACCAACTATTACCGGCCACGAATTTGCCGGAGAAATTATTAAGGTAGGTAAAAAGTGGCAGGATCAGTTTGAGCCAGGAGAAAAATTTGCAGTTCAGCCGGCTTTAAATTATAAAGGAAGTCCTTATGCACCAGGTTATTCCTATCAATATTTTGGTGGAAATACTGAATATACAATAATTCCACAGGAAGTTATGGAATTGGGATATCTCTTAAAATATGAGGGAGATGGTTTTTATGAGGCTTCACTTTCAGAACCAATGTCCTGTATTGTAGGGGGTTATCATGCAGTTTACCACACAGAAAGCAATAACTATATTCACAAAATGGGTATTGTTGAAGGTGGAAAAGTTGCGCTCTTGGGTGCAGCTGGACCAATGGGCCTGGGTGCAATCGACTATGCTCTGCATGCAGATCGCAAACCTGCAGTAGTTGTAGTAACTGATATTAACCAGGATCGTTTGGATCGAGCAGCTGCCTTATTTACTCCAGAAGAAGCCAAAAAGCAGGGAGTAGAACTTCATTATATAAACACAGCTGAGATGGAAGATGTACCTGCCGAATTGAAAAGCTTAGTTGAGGGAGAGGGCTATGATGATGTATTTGTCTACGCTCCAGTTAGAGCACTGGCTGAACAGGGTGATCAAATTTTAGGAAAAGATGGCTGTATGAACTTTTTTGCAGGTCCAACTGATAAAGAACTTTCCGCAGAATTTAATTTATACAATATTCATTATTCGCCAACTCATATTATGGGTTCTACAGGTGGTAATGATGATGATATGCGCGAATCATTAAAACTCTCTGCGGCAGGAAGATTAAATCCGGCAACAATGATTACTCATGTTGGAGGACTGGACAGTGCAGCAGATACTATTCAAAATTTACCAAAGATTCCAGGTGGTAAAAAACTAATTTATAACGCTGTTGATCTGGAATTAACTGCTTTAGAAGACTTTGCTAAAAAAGGAGAACAAGATCCTAAATATGCTGAGTTGGCAGAAATTATTGCAGATAATAAGGGACTTTGGTCAGCAAAAGCAGAAAAATATTTACTTGACAATTTTTCTAAATAA
- a CDS encoding HPr family phosphocarrier protein — protein MNKLKKAEFILEHEEGFHARPAGIFSKLAGKFKSDIVLFKNGNEEKEYNPKSIISIMTMGATKNDKITIQADGSDEEEAVTSLLDLVANDFKLAE, from the coding sequence GTGAATAAATTGAAAAAAGCAGAATTCATATTAGAACATGAAGAAGGATTTCATGCCAGACCAGCCGGAATATTTTCCAAGTTAGCTGGTAAGTTTAAATCAGATATAGTATTATTTAAAAATGGTAATGAAGAAAAAGAATATAACCCTAAAAGCATAATTTCAATTATGACTATGGGAGCAACAAAAAATGATAAAATTACAATTCAGGCAGACGGTAGTGATGAAGAAGAGGCAGTGACTTCACTGCTTGATTTAGTAGCAAATGATTTTAAATTAGCTGAATAA
- a CDS encoding ABC transporter permease — protein sequence MRGKWSYLLFLPAVLFIISFLVVPILLTMVSTVQVDGGWTLSGYTNFFKDYYLRDIYFRTLKIAGITTILAAFLGFPTSYYISRSAKKYRGIFLVLAVFPLLTSPVVRSFSWMIILGKNGIINDILMTLSLVDEPLNLLYTEFSVITGLLYLFLPLMILSLVGVMENIDGELIRAAESLGASKFKAFMKIVFPLSLPGLIIGTALVFTGSFTAYTTPMLLGGDKTRVLSTLIYENALSLFNWEQASIIAAVMIITTFTIVILINYFSDKLNPGGVK from the coding sequence GTGAGAGGAAAGTGGAGTTATTTATTATTTTTACCAGCTGTATTATTTATAATATCCTTTTTAGTAGTACCTATCTTACTGACTATGGTCAGCACAGTTCAGGTAGATGGCGGCTGGACATTAAGTGGATACACTAATTTTTTTAAAGATTACTACTTAAGAGATATCTATTTTAGAACACTCAAGATCGCTGGGATAACAACTATTTTAGCGGCTTTTTTAGGTTTTCCTACCTCATATTATATTTCAAGATCTGCTAAGAAATATAGAGGTATTTTTTTAGTTCTAGCAGTTTTTCCACTGCTGACAAGTCCAGTGGTTCGTTCATTTAGCTGGATGATAATTTTAGGAAAAAATGGGATTATTAATGATATTTTAATGACTTTATCATTAGTCGATGAGCCCCTAAATTTGCTTTACACCGAGTTTTCTGTAATCACAGGTCTTTTATATCTATTTCTACCGCTAATGATTTTATCACTGGTAGGAGTTATGGAAAATATTGATGGAGAATTAATTAGAGCAGCCGAAAGTCTGGGAGCCTCAAAATTTAAGGCATTTATGAAAATAGTTTTTCCTTTAAGTTTACCAGGCTTAATCATTGGTACAGCCCTTGTTTTTACAGGCAGTTTTACAGCTTATACTACCCCAATGCTTTTAGGTGGAGATAAGACAAGAGTTTTATCAACTTTGATATATGAAAATGCACTGTCATTATTTAACTGGGAGCAGGCATCAATAATTGCTGCAGTAATGATTATAACTACCTTTACCATAGTTATTTTAATCAATTATTTCTCAGATAAGCTTAATCCAGGAGGTGTAAAATAG
- a CDS encoding ABC transporter permease codes for MNEKGKTLSIFTLLVYFFLIAPLLIIAVTAFGESEFLKFPPDAFSIRWFINVLQTEMFINTFIISLKVAVISTFLALLMGIPASYIISRGNFKHKRLVESFFLSPVLIPQIVFGFSLFNFLIIKLKLPVFTSLLIGHTIFIIPYIIRVISANLENFDYEIEEAAVIFGASPLKTFFIIVLPNISSGVIASFILAFINSFNNVPISVFLTGPGISTLPIQMMSYVEYYFDPTVAALSVLLMLMTTVLMFIIERSLGLNYFVEN; via the coding sequence GTGAATGAAAAAGGTAAAACTTTGAGTATTTTTACTTTATTAGTTTATTTTTTCTTAATTGCACCACTTTTAATAATTGCAGTCACCGCTTTTGGAGAGTCTGAATTTCTAAAATTTCCTCCTGATGCTTTTTCAATCAGGTGGTTTATTAATGTTTTACAGACTGAAATGTTTATTAATACATTTATTATAAGTTTAAAAGTTGCTGTTATTTCTACATTTTTAGCACTTTTAATGGGGATTCCCGCTTCTTATATTATCAGTAGAGGTAATTTTAAACACAAAAGATTAGTAGAATCATTCTTTTTATCACCGGTTTTAATTCCACAGATAGTCTTTGGATTTTCATTATTTAATTTTTTAATAATTAAATTGAAGCTGCCGGTATTTACCAGTCTTTTAATCGGCCACACTATTTTTATAATTCCTTACATAATTAGAGTAATTTCTGCCAACTTAGAGAATTTTGATTATGAAATAGAAGAGGCAGCAGTTATTTTTGGGGCCAGCCCCTTAAAAACATTTTTTATTATAGTATTACCAAATATCAGTTCAGGAGTCATAGCAAGTTTTATCCTGGCTTTTATTAATTCTTTTAATAATGTTCCTATCTCAGTTTTTCTAACCGGTCCGGGAATCAGTACCCTGCCGATTCAGATGATGAGCTATGTCGAATATTATTTTGATCCCACAGTTGCAGCACTTTCTGTTTTACTAATGCTGATGACTACAGTTTTGATGTTTATTATAGAAAGAAGTTTAGGTCTAAATTATTTTGTAGAAAATTAG